The Chlorocebus sabaeus isolate Y175 chromosome 18, mChlSab1.0.hap1, whole genome shotgun sequence genome window below encodes:
- the LOC140708978 gene encoding LOW QUALITY PROTEIN: uncharacterized protein (The sequence of the model RefSeq protein was modified relative to this genomic sequence to represent the inferred CDS: inserted 2 bases in 1 codon) — translation MGFARFFSEESLQRSDAGNLQEPGFCRNHMAQGLRESKEGSQYGQVVSHIPNLDLNENISTGLKQCECSICGKVFVHHSLLNRHILAHSGYKTYGEKQYKCEQCGXLFVSVPGVRRHRIMHSGNPAYKCTICGKAFHFLNSVERHQRTHTGEKSYKCKQCGKAFTVSGSCLIHGRTDTREKPYECKECGKTLRFSCFKMHERTHTGERCTKCDKAFSCSTSLHDHGSIHTGERPYECKQCGKAFSRLSSLCNHRSTHTGEKPYECKQCDQAFHRLSSLHLHERIHTGEKPYECKRCGKAYTLVLVTLCATKEVML, via the exons atgggctttgctagattcttctcagaagaatctctccagagaagtgatgcaggaaaccTGCAGGAACCTGGCTTCTGTAG aaatcataTGGCACAGGGACTGCGTGAAAGCAAAGAAGGTAGTCAGTATGGACAAGTTGTCAGCCACATTCCAAATCttgatctgaatgagaacatttctactggattaaaacaatgtgaatgcagtatttgtggaaaagtctttgtacATCATTCCCTCCTTAATAGGCACATCCTAGctcactcaggatacaaaacatatggagagaagcaatataaatgtgaacagtgtgg ACTCTTTGTTTCTGTTCCAGGTGTTAGAAGACACAGGATAATGCACAGTGGAAATCCAGCTTATAAATGTACGATATGTGGGaaagcttttcattttctcaattcagttgaaagacatcagagaactcacacaggagaaaaatcctataaatgtaaacaatgtggtaaaGCGTTCACTGTTTCTGGTTCTTGTCTAATACATGGACGAACTGACACtagagagaaaccctacgaatgtaaggaatgtgggaaaacactcagattttcttgttttaagatgcatgaaaggactcacactggagagagatgtaccaaatgtgataaagccttcagctgttccACTTCCCTTCATGACCATGGAagcattcatactggagagagaccctatgaatgtaaacaatgtggcaaagcctttagtcgtttgagttccctttgtaaccatagaagtactcatactggagagaaaccctatgaatgtaaacaatgtgaccaAGCCTTCCATCGCCTCAGTTCCCTTCACCTCCacgaaagaattcatactggagaaaaaccctatgaatgtaagagaTGCGGTAAAGCCTACACTCTCGTTCTAGTTACCTTATGCGC